In Spodoptera frugiperda isolate SF20-4 chromosome 12, AGI-APGP_CSIRO_Sfru_2.0, whole genome shotgun sequence, a single window of DNA contains:
- the LOC118263060 gene encoding uncharacterized protein LOC118263060 isoform X2 → MEKSNEKRPLSTAQEIMDNSFESRPASAAQEIMEKSSESFLTSHSLSCCQRHNPNADAEKGEKLYVTADKRGEKGGCKRPLCWTLLGLVVAAIVAIIVLAATGILFTGSPTPLEQYNASVNSARALGGIGHVHHDHGSDHQHHDHTEDHHSAEQDHSMETTTEHQHGPEPQSDEAHEPSGLSEETGDFAMYVPRTVEGELKIDNEEFSSALQDPESNEYREFVTNFVDGIKRALFDRNDLDNGANEITVEVTQLKKGSIIVTYRVHWKPKLHTEPTEDLLNANKLEARLDDYLSKNNRMINVYHIAEDKIATRPVLDICQINKNGCEHGCEFDEMTLDFTCTCPHGQILDMSNPKKCISLLDSETEHGKDITVLTVDAKPMTTKIVPIEEKPTTEAATSHEHTFDWKETHHMMPETTTESEADVNFSHIFGNTNNNQEQSETTKPDSSEEHHPTPEPEPKAEPEPKPEPEPKPEPEPKPEPEPTAEPEPSAEPEPAAEPEPAAEPEPAAEPEPTAEPHPTVEPTPEPIATAEPEPEPKAEPEPTAEPEAAVKFGLESETTSKPEHDMEPESEPEPKSQPEPSPEPKQESDPEIEPEPEPEPTTTTITPEPVALNPAFIEREKQRTMSTSEPEPTSEPEPSQTTTSKTTEINHTLDTFITQMHEMGFESEHDTSPVTETSSTSTAAGNNQHSAHDITENSEEKSILYTNKGKFAYKPEDSEMTTRRISISEPNLINEPSYEPKPEIISILSAKQRTEHPSEENRTTETTTTEISDWLEYHNIGKSDEHNQTDFDEILTNNVNKIMHESEQRSFKGFDDDFLYETTTAINSKSVFESESHDETKKDVTTPSTEITRRIEEVSKVAASILPVSAEIDEGEMNKVVPTTTQIPTTTVEPEPKQETEKPFPDDDEPEPEKGPMITSILEEAKSLDTNKSMPSEQTTTAEPETITQFSINKHYQETEEDKIMKVLENKPSNETSTEREREREPEEGMDITFDAINMLYNRSSKSIEKPPVTPENTTADITVTVTTEEIDPSEATVSTSTDSDWLSEAVTEINYNEAMNKMSKNEPTEPIIHKVDDLMHHGLVKTDDFEPDYLNNMGSTGNKQESDEPLYGMAHDYDNEDSRFKRVNKEATTETPKIVATEATGETADVKEKSEVPTTTNVPIETTTITAYIYKVAEKSGTVPQVTEMNDNETVTDNSNSDMTTVTKETNYETASVKNIEIEKPTDVVPAPVWEESEADKYLTVQELPKKIEEPQHPVMVDEIIMPSTTSTPTTMAPMDVIFTNSSMVEPENIYETNNTQLSNLNVNIYEIPSHNGNNSVNSAKSANAQSAEYEDHETEMNPFLPEVENNKSLVKKLQEGHDLEPNNLTETQNDNTEEHVSSLSEGMTNKDSLTVIGKEVETSNKNQEVVSSTPVTEDDTSFNELLMNVNAHESEKNVTQTMNTTDNDAATTPATLDQMKSEVKISIPKESEPLPVSTFLLDTDDLVTKREPTTTTNNLDVNVESASPTTSAPAANNEGYLSVVPIEEEKDLLQQHKSENIEDINDISDLPKSDKRTLDDSVINNEA, encoded by the exons ATGGAAAAATCCAACGAGAAACGTCCTCTCTCGACTGCGCAGGAGATAATGGACAATTCCTTTGAAAGCCGCCCAGCTTCGGCGGCGCAAGAAATTATGGAAAAATCCTCGGAAAGTTTTTTAACCTCTCACAGTCTCAGTTGTTGTCAGCGACATAATCCCAATGCAGATGCTGAGAA AGGCGAGAAATTGTACGTGACAGCCGACAAACGGGGTGAGAAGGGGGGTTGCAAGCGACCTCTCTGCTGGACCCTGCTGGGATTGGTCGTCGCAGCTATAGTCGCCATCATCGTTCTAGCAGCAA CGGGTATCCTATTCACGGGCTCACCAACTCCATTGGAGCAATACAACGCATCGGTGAATTCAGCGCGGGCGCTAGGTGGGATCGGCCACGTTCACCACGACCATGGATCTGATCACCAACACCACGACCATACCGAAGACCACCACAGTGCTGAACAGGACCATAGCATGGAGACGACGACGGAGCATCAACACGGACCAGAACCACAGAGCGATGAAGCTCACGAACCCTCCGGTCTTTCGGAGGAAACCGGCGACTTCGCTATGTATG TACCCAGAACTGTGGAAGGCGAGCTGAAGATTGACAATGAAGAATTCTCTAGCGCGCTTCAAGACCCTGAGAGCAACGAATATAGAGAATTTGTCACCAACTTCGTTGATGGAATAAAGCGAGCACTTTTCGATAGGAACGACCTCGACAACGGAGCCAATGAGATCACAGTCGAAGTAACACAGCTGAA GAAGGGCTCAATCATCGTCACCTACAGAGTCCACTGGAAGCCCAAGCTGCACACTGAACCCACAGAAGATCTGCTTAACGCAAACAAACTTGAGGCAAGACTCGATGACTATCTCTCCAAGAACAACCGAATGATCAACGTTTACCACATCGCCGAAGACAAAATAGCTACCAGACCAGTGCTAGATATCtgtcaaataaacaaaaacggtTGTGAACATGGATGCGAATTCGATGAAATGACTCTAGATTTCACCTGCACGTGTCCTCATGGCCAAATACTAGACATGTCGAATCCTAAAAAGTGTATCTCATTATTAGATTCCGAAACTGAACACGGAAAAGACATCACGGTTCTTACAGTAGATGCCAAACCAATGACTACAAAAATAGTCCCCATAGAAGAAAAACCTACTACTGAAGCAGCTACTTCTCACGAACATACTTTCGACTGGAAAGAAACCCATCATATGATGCCAGAAACGACCACTGAAAGTGAGGCAGATGTTAATTTCTCTCACATTTTCggtaacacaaataataatcaaGAACAGTCTGAAACCACCAAGCCTGATTCGAGTGAAGAACATCATCCAACACCTGAGCCAGAACCTAAAGCTGAACCTGAGCCCAAACCAGAGCCAGAACCTAAACCAGAGCCAGAACCCAAACCTGAGCCAGAGCCAACCGCTGAGCCTGAACCATCAGCAGAGCCTGAACCAGCAGCAGAGCCTGAGCCAGCAGCAGAGCCTGAACCAGCAGCAGAGCCTGAACCAACAGCTGAGCCTCATCCAACAGTAGAACCAACACCTGAACCCATCGCTACAGCAGAACCAGAACCTGAGCCTAAAGCTGAACCAGAACCGACCGCAGAACCAGAAGCGGCCGTGAAATTTGGACTTGAATCTGAAACAACATCTAAACCTGAACATGACATGGAACCAGAATCAGAACCTGAACCGAAGTCTCAGCCTGAACCGTCTCCTGAACCAAAACAAGAATCGGATCCAGAAATCGAACCTGAACCTGAACCCGAGCCCACCACCACCACAATTACTCCAGAACCTGTTGCATTAAATCCTGCCTTCATAGAACGCGAGAAACAGAGAACAATGTCAACTTCTGAGCCAGAACCAACCTCTGAACCCGAACCATCACAAACAACTACGTCAAAGACAACTGAAATCAATCACACTCTAGATACGTTTATAACCCAGATGCATGAAATGGGTTTTGAATCAGAACACGATACTTCTCCGGTTACCGAAACGTCCAGCACGTCTACAGCCGCAGGCAACAACCAGCACTCTGCCCATGACATAACAGAAAATTCAGaagaaaaatctattttatatacCAACAAGGGTAAATTTGCGTATAAGCCAGAAGATTCGGAGATGACTACAAGACGCATTTCTATATCTGAACCAAACCTTATCAATGAGCCGTCATATGAGCCGAAACCTGAAATAATCTCAATTTTAAGTGCCAAACAACGAACTGAACATCCATCAGAAGAGAATCGTACTACAGAAACTACCACCACTGAAATAAGTGATTGGCTGGAATATCATAATATTGGTAAATCTGACGAACATAACCAAACTGATTTCGATGAAATCCTCACTAACAATGTGAACAAAATTATGCACGAATCAGAACAAAGGTCATTTAAAGGATTTGATGATGATTTCTTGTATGAAACCACTACTGCAATTAACTCAAAGTCAGTTTTCGAAAGCGAGTCGCATGATGAAACCAAGAAAGATGTGACAACTCCAAGCACAGAAATAACGAGAAGAATAGAAGAGGTCAGCAAAGTGGCTGCTTCAATTTTGCCTGTAAGTGCGGAAATAGATGAAGGAGAAATGAATAAAGTAGTACCGACAACTACACAAATCCCAACAACCACTGTTGAACCTGAACCAAAACAGGAAACTGAAAAGCCTTTCCCAGACGACGACGAACCAGAACCTGAAAAGGGACCTATGATAACTTCCATCCTAGAGGAAGCCAAGTCATTAGATACTAATAAATCGATGCCATCAGAACAAACAACAACTGCAGAACCTGAAACTATTACGCAATTTTCAATTAACAAACACTATCAAGAAACCgaagaagataaaataatgaaagtaTTGGAGAACAAACCGAGTAACGAAACATCAACCGAACGCGAACGAGAACGGGAACCTGAAGAAGGTATGGATATAACTTTCGACGCCATAAACATGCTTTACAATCGTTCCTCTAAGTCCATTGAAAAGCCACCCGTGACACCAGAGAATACTACTGCAGACATTACCGTTACTGTTACTACTGAAGAAATTGACCCAAGTGAGGCTACAGTATCGACTTCCACTGACTCGGATTGGCTCTCAGAAGCTGTCACTGAAATAAACTACAATGAGGCTATGAACAAAATGTCTAAAAATGAACCTACAGAACCCATTATTCACAAAGTTGATGACCTAATGCACCACGGTTTAGTGAAGACCGATGATTTTGAACCagattacttaaacaatatgGGATCAACAGGAAACAAACAAGAATCAGACGAACCGTTATATGGAATGGCACATGATTACGATAATGAAGATTCACGTTTTAAAAGAGTAAATAAAGAAGCTACAACTGAAACACCCAAAATTGTTGCCACAGAAGCAACAGGTGAGACAGCTGATGTAAAAGAAAAGTCTGAAGTACCTACAACCACTAATGTGCCTATTGAAACTACTACAATCACAGCATATATTTACAAAGTCGCTGAAAAGTCCGGTACCGTTCCCCAAGTTACTGAAATGAATGATAATGAAACAGTAACCGATAACTCAAATTCTGATATGACTACTGTAACGAAAGAAACAAATTATGAAACTGCTTCAGTTAAAAATATCGAGATAGAAAAACCTACCGATGTTGTACCCGCACCCGTTTGGGAGGAGTCCGAAgctgataaatatttaactgtccaagaattaccaaaaaaaatagAAGAGCCTCAGCACCCGGTCATGGTTGATGAAATAATAATGCCATCTACCACTAGTACACCAACTACAATGGCGCCGATGGATGTAATCTTCACGAATTCCTCAATGGTCGAACCTGAAAATATTTACGAAACTAATAACACACAATTAAGTAACCTCAATGTAAATATATACGAAATACCAAGCCATAATGGTAATAATTCAGTTAACTCAGCAAAATCTGCGAATGCTCAGTCGGCAGAGTATGAGGATCACGAAACAGAAATGAATCCTTTCCTACCAGAAGTAGAAAACAACAAGAGTTTAGTTAAAAAACTTCAAGAAGGTCATGATCTTGAACCCAACAATCTTACAGAGACTCAAAACGATAACACGGAAGAACATGTCTCAAGCCTTTCGGAAGGAATGACTAACAAAGACTCATTAACAGTAATCGGTAAAGAAGTTGAGACAAGCAACAAAAATCAAGAAGTAGTAAGTTCAACACCAGTGACAGAAGACGACACTTCATTTAATGAATTGCTCATGAACGTGAATGCTCATGAAAGTGAGAAAAATGTTACTCAGACCATGAACACAACAGATAATGATGCTGCAACAACACCGGCGACACTGGACCAAATGAAAAGTGAGGTGAAGATATCTATACCCAAGGAAAGTGAACCACTACCTGTCTCCACGTTCCTATTGGACACTGATGACCTCGTTACTAAAAGAGAGCCCACTACAACCACAAATAACTTGGACGTAAATGTGGAATCTGCGAGCCCTACGACATCTGCGCCCGCAGCCAACAATGAAGGGTACCTCAGCGTGGTACccattgaagaggaaaaagatTTGCTGCAACAGCACAAAAGTGAAAACATTGAAGACATCAATGACATAAGTGATTTGCCAAAAAGTGATAAGAGGACACTAGATGATTCAGTAATTAATAATGAAGCGTAG
- the LOC118263060 gene encoding uncharacterized protein LOC118263060 isoform X1, whose product MDSHSRSASPREPMRPQHRPPSPPSSPGAFDNRAYQHDESDPNHNDSFASNGPQQNGHTKEPNGETKTLEAVNLELINLTPKNGNAKKKDVEVDMNATNPYDEYFVPVNEHRKYMRGEKLYVTADKRGEKGGCKRPLCWTLLGLVVAAIVAIIVLAATGILFTGSPTPLEQYNASVNSARALGGIGHVHHDHGSDHQHHDHTEDHHSAEQDHSMETTTEHQHGPEPQSDEAHEPSGLSEETGDFAMYVPRTVEGELKIDNEEFSSALQDPESNEYREFVTNFVDGIKRALFDRNDLDNGANEITVEVTQLKKGSIIVTYRVHWKPKLHTEPTEDLLNANKLEARLDDYLSKNNRMINVYHIAEDKIATRPVLDICQINKNGCEHGCEFDEMTLDFTCTCPHGQILDMSNPKKCISLLDSETEHGKDITVLTVDAKPMTTKIVPIEEKPTTEAATSHEHTFDWKETHHMMPETTTESEADVNFSHIFGNTNNNQEQSETTKPDSSEEHHPTPEPEPKAEPEPKPEPEPKPEPEPKPEPEPTAEPEPSAEPEPAAEPEPAAEPEPAAEPEPTAEPHPTVEPTPEPIATAEPEPEPKAEPEPTAEPEAAVKFGLESETTSKPEHDMEPESEPEPKSQPEPSPEPKQESDPEIEPEPEPEPTTTTITPEPVALNPAFIEREKQRTMSTSEPEPTSEPEPSQTTTSKTTEINHTLDTFITQMHEMGFESEHDTSPVTETSSTSTAAGNNQHSAHDITENSEEKSILYTNKGKFAYKPEDSEMTTRRISISEPNLINEPSYEPKPEIISILSAKQRTEHPSEENRTTETTTTEISDWLEYHNIGKSDEHNQTDFDEILTNNVNKIMHESEQRSFKGFDDDFLYETTTAINSKSVFESESHDETKKDVTTPSTEITRRIEEVSKVAASILPVSAEIDEGEMNKVVPTTTQIPTTTVEPEPKQETEKPFPDDDEPEPEKGPMITSILEEAKSLDTNKSMPSEQTTTAEPETITQFSINKHYQETEEDKIMKVLENKPSNETSTEREREREPEEGMDITFDAINMLYNRSSKSIEKPPVTPENTTADITVTVTTEEIDPSEATVSTSTDSDWLSEAVTEINYNEAMNKMSKNEPTEPIIHKVDDLMHHGLVKTDDFEPDYLNNMGSTGNKQESDEPLYGMAHDYDNEDSRFKRVNKEATTETPKIVATEATGETADVKEKSEVPTTTNVPIETTTITAYIYKVAEKSGTVPQVTEMNDNETVTDNSNSDMTTVTKETNYETASVKNIEIEKPTDVVPAPVWEESEADKYLTVQELPKKIEEPQHPVMVDEIIMPSTTSTPTTMAPMDVIFTNSSMVEPENIYETNNTQLSNLNVNIYEIPSHNGNNSVNSAKSANAQSAEYEDHETEMNPFLPEVENNKSLVKKLQEGHDLEPNNLTETQNDNTEEHVSSLSEGMTNKDSLTVIGKEVETSNKNQEVVSSTPVTEDDTSFNELLMNVNAHESEKNVTQTMNTTDNDAATTPATLDQMKSEVKISIPKESEPLPVSTFLLDTDDLVTKREPTTTTNNLDVNVESASPTTSAPAANNEGYLSVVPIEEEKDLLQQHKSENIEDINDISDLPKSDKRTLDDSVINNEA is encoded by the exons AGGCGAGAAATTGTACGTGACAGCCGACAAACGGGGTGAGAAGGGGGGTTGCAAGCGACCTCTCTGCTGGACCCTGCTGGGATTGGTCGTCGCAGCTATAGTCGCCATCATCGTTCTAGCAGCAA CGGGTATCCTATTCACGGGCTCACCAACTCCATTGGAGCAATACAACGCATCGGTGAATTCAGCGCGGGCGCTAGGTGGGATCGGCCACGTTCACCACGACCATGGATCTGATCACCAACACCACGACCATACCGAAGACCACCACAGTGCTGAACAGGACCATAGCATGGAGACGACGACGGAGCATCAACACGGACCAGAACCACAGAGCGATGAAGCTCACGAACCCTCCGGTCTTTCGGAGGAAACCGGCGACTTCGCTATGTATG TACCCAGAACTGTGGAAGGCGAGCTGAAGATTGACAATGAAGAATTCTCTAGCGCGCTTCAAGACCCTGAGAGCAACGAATATAGAGAATTTGTCACCAACTTCGTTGATGGAATAAAGCGAGCACTTTTCGATAGGAACGACCTCGACAACGGAGCCAATGAGATCACAGTCGAAGTAACACAGCTGAA GAAGGGCTCAATCATCGTCACCTACAGAGTCCACTGGAAGCCCAAGCTGCACACTGAACCCACAGAAGATCTGCTTAACGCAAACAAACTTGAGGCAAGACTCGATGACTATCTCTCCAAGAACAACCGAATGATCAACGTTTACCACATCGCCGAAGACAAAATAGCTACCAGACCAGTGCTAGATATCtgtcaaataaacaaaaacggtTGTGAACATGGATGCGAATTCGATGAAATGACTCTAGATTTCACCTGCACGTGTCCTCATGGCCAAATACTAGACATGTCGAATCCTAAAAAGTGTATCTCATTATTAGATTCCGAAACTGAACACGGAAAAGACATCACGGTTCTTACAGTAGATGCCAAACCAATGACTACAAAAATAGTCCCCATAGAAGAAAAACCTACTACTGAAGCAGCTACTTCTCACGAACATACTTTCGACTGGAAAGAAACCCATCATATGATGCCAGAAACGACCACTGAAAGTGAGGCAGATGTTAATTTCTCTCACATTTTCggtaacacaaataataatcaaGAACAGTCTGAAACCACCAAGCCTGATTCGAGTGAAGAACATCATCCAACACCTGAGCCAGAACCTAAAGCTGAACCTGAGCCCAAACCAGAGCCAGAACCTAAACCAGAGCCAGAACCCAAACCTGAGCCAGAGCCAACCGCTGAGCCTGAACCATCAGCAGAGCCTGAACCAGCAGCAGAGCCTGAGCCAGCAGCAGAGCCTGAACCAGCAGCAGAGCCTGAACCAACAGCTGAGCCTCATCCAACAGTAGAACCAACACCTGAACCCATCGCTACAGCAGAACCAGAACCTGAGCCTAAAGCTGAACCAGAACCGACCGCAGAACCAGAAGCGGCCGTGAAATTTGGACTTGAATCTGAAACAACATCTAAACCTGAACATGACATGGAACCAGAATCAGAACCTGAACCGAAGTCTCAGCCTGAACCGTCTCCTGAACCAAAACAAGAATCGGATCCAGAAATCGAACCTGAACCTGAACCCGAGCCCACCACCACCACAATTACTCCAGAACCTGTTGCATTAAATCCTGCCTTCATAGAACGCGAGAAACAGAGAACAATGTCAACTTCTGAGCCAGAACCAACCTCTGAACCCGAACCATCACAAACAACTACGTCAAAGACAACTGAAATCAATCACACTCTAGATACGTTTATAACCCAGATGCATGAAATGGGTTTTGAATCAGAACACGATACTTCTCCGGTTACCGAAACGTCCAGCACGTCTACAGCCGCAGGCAACAACCAGCACTCTGCCCATGACATAACAGAAAATTCAGaagaaaaatctattttatatacCAACAAGGGTAAATTTGCGTATAAGCCAGAAGATTCGGAGATGACTACAAGACGCATTTCTATATCTGAACCAAACCTTATCAATGAGCCGTCATATGAGCCGAAACCTGAAATAATCTCAATTTTAAGTGCCAAACAACGAACTGAACATCCATCAGAAGAGAATCGTACTACAGAAACTACCACCACTGAAATAAGTGATTGGCTGGAATATCATAATATTGGTAAATCTGACGAACATAACCAAACTGATTTCGATGAAATCCTCACTAACAATGTGAACAAAATTATGCACGAATCAGAACAAAGGTCATTTAAAGGATTTGATGATGATTTCTTGTATGAAACCACTACTGCAATTAACTCAAAGTCAGTTTTCGAAAGCGAGTCGCATGATGAAACCAAGAAAGATGTGACAACTCCAAGCACAGAAATAACGAGAAGAATAGAAGAGGTCAGCAAAGTGGCTGCTTCAATTTTGCCTGTAAGTGCGGAAATAGATGAAGGAGAAATGAATAAAGTAGTACCGACAACTACACAAATCCCAACAACCACTGTTGAACCTGAACCAAAACAGGAAACTGAAAAGCCTTTCCCAGACGACGACGAACCAGAACCTGAAAAGGGACCTATGATAACTTCCATCCTAGAGGAAGCCAAGTCATTAGATACTAATAAATCGATGCCATCAGAACAAACAACAACTGCAGAACCTGAAACTATTACGCAATTTTCAATTAACAAACACTATCAAGAAACCgaagaagataaaataatgaaagtaTTGGAGAACAAACCGAGTAACGAAACATCAACCGAACGCGAACGAGAACGGGAACCTGAAGAAGGTATGGATATAACTTTCGACGCCATAAACATGCTTTACAATCGTTCCTCTAAGTCCATTGAAAAGCCACCCGTGACACCAGAGAATACTACTGCAGACATTACCGTTACTGTTACTACTGAAGAAATTGACCCAAGTGAGGCTACAGTATCGACTTCCACTGACTCGGATTGGCTCTCAGAAGCTGTCACTGAAATAAACTACAATGAGGCTATGAACAAAATGTCTAAAAATGAACCTACAGAACCCATTATTCACAAAGTTGATGACCTAATGCACCACGGTTTAGTGAAGACCGATGATTTTGAACCagattacttaaacaatatgGGATCAACAGGAAACAAACAAGAATCAGACGAACCGTTATATGGAATGGCACATGATTACGATAATGAAGATTCACGTTTTAAAAGAGTAAATAAAGAAGCTACAACTGAAACACCCAAAATTGTTGCCACAGAAGCAACAGGTGAGACAGCTGATGTAAAAGAAAAGTCTGAAGTACCTACAACCACTAATGTGCCTATTGAAACTACTACAATCACAGCATATATTTACAAAGTCGCTGAAAAGTCCGGTACCGTTCCCCAAGTTACTGAAATGAATGATAATGAAACAGTAACCGATAACTCAAATTCTGATATGACTACTGTAACGAAAGAAACAAATTATGAAACTGCTTCAGTTAAAAATATCGAGATAGAAAAACCTACCGATGTTGTACCCGCACCCGTTTGGGAGGAGTCCGAAgctgataaatatttaactgtccaagaattaccaaaaaaaatagAAGAGCCTCAGCACCCGGTCATGGTTGATGAAATAATAATGCCATCTACCACTAGTACACCAACTACAATGGCGCCGATGGATGTAATCTTCACGAATTCCTCAATGGTCGAACCTGAAAATATTTACGAAACTAATAACACACAATTAAGTAACCTCAATGTAAATATATACGAAATACCAAGCCATAATGGTAATAATTCAGTTAACTCAGCAAAATCTGCGAATGCTCAGTCGGCAGAGTATGAGGATCACGAAACAGAAATGAATCCTTTCCTACCAGAAGTAGAAAACAACAAGAGTTTAGTTAAAAAACTTCAAGAAGGTCATGATCTTGAACCCAACAATCTTACAGAGACTCAAAACGATAACACGGAAGAACATGTCTCAAGCCTTTCGGAAGGAATGACTAACAAAGACTCATTAACAGTAATCGGTAAAGAAGTTGAGACAAGCAACAAAAATCAAGAAGTAGTAAGTTCAACACCAGTGACAGAAGACGACACTTCATTTAATGAATTGCTCATGAACGTGAATGCTCATGAAAGTGAGAAAAATGTTACTCAGACCATGAACACAACAGATAATGATGCTGCAACAACACCGGCGACACTGGACCAAATGAAAAGTGAGGTGAAGATATCTATACCCAAGGAAAGTGAACCACTACCTGTCTCCACGTTCCTATTGGACACTGATGACCTCGTTACTAAAAGAGAGCCCACTACAACCACAAATAACTTGGACGTAAATGTGGAATCTGCGAGCCCTACGACATCTGCGCCCGCAGCCAACAATGAAGGGTACCTCAGCGTGGTACccattgaagaggaaaaagatTTGCTGCAACAGCACAAAAGTGAAAACATTGAAGACATCAATGACATAAGTGATTTGCCAAAAAGTGATAAGAGGACACTAGATGATTCAGTAATTAATAATGAAGCGTAG
- the LOC118263061 gene encoding zinc finger protein 16: protein MPDKTIILKCRHCSKSFKYDSERRRHEQSHSPQFQCKICNKNFSFISALRRHEKQHERTGSVQCSECSREFRDNILLKRHIKYAHGGTYTCAKCSAVFSSEPALKTHMKTHKSQSERRYQCSFTGCTKKFNFAHHLKHHEMTHTNTKQHFCKICNKGFIQSHHLKTHMKTHTSDSSLHCSFENCGKKFSTEYAKKRHLAKYHFKPDSGISSDSNSACDFSSMAKLKNENDSVTCPSCGQLIATTQYEEHTFNCIQNVKNEVTKEVPANIFDNSVDSNFVDTTTDNEYVAHCKLMIGGCIMNERGEKCVCAQITKTVDEEYDFTPIDNEPLDMSKTEVVTSSITNTNANNNTCEGCECSQRCGVNMNAATNYQDDTAVVEYKPDGTVKLKDIFEMDIPSMNTVKDVKPEKAKANEVNALPYNSCKEVLGNCIVSGNGMMGDGCLCARMLLDDQVTAQEIDDITPRPNNEIFCD, encoded by the exons ATGCCTGATAAgacaataatattgaaatgtcgGCACTGTTCGAAGAGCTTCAAATATGACAGTGAGAGGAGACGGCATGAGCAAAGCCATAGTCCTCAATTTCAGTGCAAAATCTGCAATAAAAACtttagttttat ATCTGCCCTCCGTCGCCATGAGAAACAGCACGAGAGGACCGGCAGTGTGCAGTGCTCAGAGTGCAGCAGAGAATTTAGAGACAATATACTCCTTAAAAGACATATCAAATATGCTCATGgag ggACATACACATGTGCGAAGTGTTCAGCTGTGTTCAGCAGTGAGCCAGCTCTTAAGACACACATGAAGACTCACAAGTCACAGTCGGAGAGACGGTACCAGTGCAGCTTCACCGGCTGCACAAAGAAATTCAACTTTGCACACCATTTGAAACACCATGAGATGACACACACAAACACTAAACagcatttttgtaaaatttgtaATAAAG GTTTCATACAATCACATCATTTGAAGACCCACATGAAGACTCACACATCCGACTCCTCACTGCACTGCTCCTTCGAAAATTGTGGGAAGAAATTCTCCACGGAATACGCTAAGAAGAGACATTTGGCTAAATATC attttaaacCAGACAGCGGGATATCATCGGATTCTAACTCGGCATGTGATTTCTCATCTATGGCAAAGTTGAAAAATGAAAATG ATTCCGTAACATGTCCATCTTGTGGCCAGCTTATAGCTACGACTCAGTATGAAGAACACACATTCAATTGTATACAAAACGTTAAAAATGAAGTAACTAAAGAAGTACCAgctaatatttttgataacagTGTTGACAGTAATTTTGTAGATACAACAACTGATAATGAATATGTAGCTCATTGCAAACTAATGATCGGGGGATGTATTATGAACGAGAGAGGCGAGAAATGTGTGTGTGCACAAATAActaagactgttgatgaagaatACGATTTTACACCAATAGATAATGAACCTCTAGACATGAGTAAGACAGAGGTCGTTACAAGTAGTATAACAAATACAAATGCTAATAACAATACGTGTGAGGGCTGTGAATGTTCCCAACGCTGCGGCGTCAACATGAACGCTGCAACTAACTATCAGGACGACACTGCAGTTGTAGAATACAAACCTGATGGTACAGTGAAACTAAAAGATATATTTGAAATGGACATTCCTTCCATGAACACAGTTAAAGATGTTAAGCCAGAAAAAGCTAAGGCCAATGAAGTCAATGCTTTGCCTTACAATAGTTGCAAGGAGGTGCTGGgtaattgtattgttagtggGAACGGTATGATGGGCGATGGATGTCTGTGCGCGAGGATGCTACTGGACGACCAAGTCACCGCACAAGAAATAGACGACATCACGCCACGACCAAACAATGAAATATTCTGTGATTGA